The genomic region GCAGATACCCAGCGAGGGGTTCATGGTGCGGCGGACCCGCTCGATGGTGCGGGTCAGGTGGCTCAACCCCTCCAGCGCATAGAATTCGCACTGCAGGGGCACCAGAACATCCCGGGCTGCTGTCAGGGCATTGAGGGTCAGAAGTCCCAGCGACGGCGGGCAGTCGATCAGCACATAATCCGTTCCGTCCGGCAGGTCTTCCAGCGCGCGGTCCAGAAAATACTCACGCCGGGGCTTGTCCACCAGCTCCAGCTCGGCCCCCGCCAGGTCGGGTGAGGCCGGCACAATCGACAGACCCGGCACCAGGGTCGGGCGCAGGGCGTCCGTCAGGGACAGCTCGCCGAACAGCACCTCATAGGCGCCGGATTTGCGGTCCTGGGCGGGAATATCGAGGCCGGTGGAGGCATTGCCCTGGGGATCCAGATCGAACACCACGACCTTTCTTCCGACAGCCGCCAGGGCAGTGGCCAGGTTCACGGCGGTGGTGGTCTTGCCCACGCCGCCTTTCTGGTTGGCGATGGCCAGTACGCGGACGGGGTTCTGGGGTTCAGGAAGGGGCACGGACGCACTCCTTGAGACGCAGGATCGTTCCTTCAGGGTCTGTCCGGCCGGGGAAGCGCTCGGCCTGGAAACTCCATGTTTTCCGGGCTTCGGCTTCTTCCTGTGCGGCGGTTTTGCCCTTGAGGAAAAGGCATGTTCCCTCTTGTGCCAGAAAGCGCACGGCCCAGGCAAGCAGTTCATGCAGGGGGGCCAGCGCACGGGCTGTCACCACATCGGCTGGCCCGGCAGGAATGTCCTGCGGGGCCAGATTTTCCAGTCGCCGGTTGATAACCGTGACCCGGTCCGCAATGCCGGTGATCCGGGCTGTTTCTTTCAGAAAGACACACTTGCGCGAATCGCTTTCCACCAGCGTGACCCGGGGAACGCCCAGAATGGCCAGGACCAGTCCGGGAAAGCCGGCGCCGCTGCCCATATCCAGCACATGCCGCGTTCCGGGGGGCAGCAGGGGAAACAGCTGCGCCGAATCGACGATATGCCGGTTCCATGCGTCCGGAAGGGTAGAGGCGCTGACCAGATTGATGGCCGGGTTCCACCGCTTCAGAAGATCCAGATACATTTCCAGCCGATGGAGTGTTTCACGTGAAACATCCAGGGGGGGGAGGAGGGGGGGCGTGTCAGGCATGCCAGTGAGGACCACCCCTGCTGCGCTCATCTCTTGCCCGGGCTTTCTGCTTTTGCCCCGTCCTGATCCGGCTTTTTTTCTGCGTTCTGTGAAGCATGGCCTGTACAGCTTTGTGAAGAACAAAAAGGGCCAGCAAAATACAGACTTTCGTGACTGCCCGTGTACCGGGATCGGTTTCGTGTACTCTGAAGGGCGTGCGAAGAACCAGTGCGCCGGAAACGGTCAGGCCTTCTGCTGCCGGCCCGTGGACTGCGGCGGCGAAAAAGGATGAGCTGTCAGC from Pseudomonadota bacterium harbors:
- a CDS encoding ParA family protein, whose translation is MPLPEPQNPVRVLAIANQKGGVGKTTTAVNLATALAAVGRKVVVFDLDPQGNASTGLDIPAQDRKSGAYEVLFGELSLTDALRPTLVPGLSIVPASPDLAGAELELVDKPRREYFLDRALEDLPDGTDYVLIDCPPSLGLLTLNALTAARDVLVPLQCEFYALEGLSHLTRTIERVRRTMNPSLGICGVVLTMYDRRNRLSEQVEADVRGVLGETVFTTVIPRNVRISEAPSHGRPVILYDLKSAGAQAYVQLARELLKREKTRKMVAA
- the rsmG gene encoding 16S rRNA (guanine(527)-N(7))-methyltransferase RsmG translates to MPDTPPLLPPLDVSRETLHRLEMYLDLLKRWNPAINLVSASTLPDAWNRHIVDSAQLFPLLPPGTRHVLDMGSGAGFPGLVLAILGVPRVTLVESDSRKCVFLKETARITGIADRVTVINRRLENLAPQDIPAGPADVVTARALAPLHELLAWAVRFLAQEGTCLFLKGKTAAQEEAEARKTWSFQAERFPGRTDPEGTILRLKECVRAPS